One window of the Lactococcus lactis genome contains the following:
- a CDS encoding helicase-related protein — protein sequence MEKDTIKNYSPTQFIKHFMIAPPIEVLDFVAFNSHHFEEPSIRTIIESYPQRSFQMENQDSVNVSDKDLLNQMCEVAHLSSSTFQASPDDMIEEGQKAMNSFLSPNFSSLQQFTATEKEIATKVALYNLYAHYGLYEAHSALKIELEDDLMREFINIPNRERIFHVLNLANSFTRGFEQQLLKHQRALAAKAPKVTALDISRQFPEEQIERVEQESLKIYQESRLDLPNRAYFEVLYQVKQDLLHDAKLSASARVNTLEDFRFTFVGAVNEILVAHYSENQVLYGALLEKDAAKSWLADLFLQDIYREFSEIKERSNEKETFPEQESSQPNTALTDSTEADQKVLHESQSEETFQEKEKGSTSSLETQSEPLITQKQLVSSSEMYHREMIAAYKRLYDSYMHQQDLKAQGHNVSGAYDTYAIETTQGAVQFYYTYLGRTLRTNDDCRVIFGVSTEQGDFQTDSMSTPIRSRVFDVFEKGLTSLQLDEAPEKVEHSDETALQELHDAFIQDWTAYRQAVANFEAWKSEYSEAELTDYQDFDSFQIAKGKAQYYEEVLSDLIYRDYPEGGREVELFPASRELSRTQKEAIEALVAAVYPHFDSSTLHGNFHQWKKESQSSLDSVQALFEQLKTDDVAYLFYVSNVATLAPQEQYHEKSPIEKLFLDHVSELRSLTDEKLKAVWQSEKDKTPNAYYDLWQEVRKNIRPALEWAGYRELLISALQVNQMLEGTRFAKEDLSWQRQYAAARNFLFQFLPDKSKSADSENIEDEKPSEKALEVLHEETLRQEITQQHSHRKFRIYEFFEEASRATDRVKFIKNEYGLSGHSGFGDSPYFVNYDGKGVEFVQFNSQEHSDRFRLTWAQFNATLAKLIKEEAFLTSSEKLEYQEWFALRHTLDKTEPIKNSGEKEKTGLRPREVLAQVKTALLPEEEFVILKEGENLTLVKTSFDGLLNEVVIEADSEHYEVSDLADQITGIVHFKEQFEALLGQIQSVNPKELPEEKTAGEAEQAERFFATPLPDLWFQIDSSYATLEVRFFNNAHERLGQTFLKGTGALDSERQAAITHYSHSSEALFEALDLKNLRTFIQNSRGGSLSEFVLDRTGIHSWQDLYDQLITSQQVSIENNPGFLSTATQEQPKSEISLFDFIDEPKTKETEKSGQSVQGDSSPESRSPLPPQNALERLKTAYLGELADLKDLRTRQVGGTLFLIHKERTDFYEYYATSLLQQDNEVRQEAHVFEWINEDDKQPIREAVEAAYHEFGDLALIFGAWQEEFEQGYLAELMPMSKEMVLDENQLETETEPIQVPPLLDYHFPETGFVYPKSIREKIESNLAAIRLVKALESEHRMAMVEEQAVLAKYVGWGNGEIVNTLFDEENPRYEDYREELKELLSEEEYKAARASSLTAFYTSPEIIQAIYQGLSDLGFENGRILEPSMGTGNFFHGMPESMKSSSDLFGVEIDPLTASIAKQLQQTVNIQAKGFEATHFAENAMDLVVTNVPFSDRIHLTHPSYDRPYVIHDYFIKRALDLVHEGGLVAVITSTGTMDKRDSRFRTELSKKARLLKAIRLPDRAFAQIAGTETPSDILIFQKDSHLVDFEAIPEWIETTSKTDDKGNQIFYNRYFEAHPEQVLGDLTIKTFNGGRLAVKANFSDEKLPEKLQAAFRFEEGEQYVKSDTPAALYEIEEASVLDLPEEVTSEIEPYTLMVFNRKPYYHNGEAITLFQKSSSVTLNVHETRKNQLTRYARNKAQIYDETPNFQFKQLKVDVIEGEIYSDDGAFEVLGLSDAERATLVQEGTLNQGEAQYELGQTNAQWFLTQKVKESTTYTYHVNYSAKEVQAMSAMIELRKTLQALLAIQHEEDYDVAAYEELRQSLNTQYDSFVKKYGHVSSRANSLLMRQDDYYQLLASIEVDVEDEKTKRLMKVKGTVFFEPTIQSQPKKIEVKTAEDALLASLNHKGRLDFDYMAAVYSQSKADIIKELGYKLFYVGEGRYATREDYLSGDVKTKLAEAKTKQEFGVEDRDWSANIVALEAVIPTDITISELNYKFGTRFIPMALYAAFLENALGQKPDRVTIEYDKLTDSYAVHVANQGTDANEHQYGVGRYDGEQLAQSLLNQRPLEIKKLDPNNPPQAKPKYIVDEVATAELQAKGEQFEAAFKEWVLKNPDRQEEIVSIYNEKMNRVVPKKYDGSHLTVQGLAKQFTLRPHQKNAMMRIIQEQRAGLFHEVGSGKTLTMLAANLKLKELGVIQKPLFVIPKPLIDQFGREIYRYFPESKVLIAHSEDFSKDNRKRFISRIATGNYDFIVVADSQFGKIGMSIAYQERYIEDEIDKAERQMRLAKLSGQRHTVKKVEQYRKSCQERLEKLQKRDIDTFIDFEELGIDMLNVDEAQGYKNLAPETQLGQVKGISDARSQKAMDMDQKTQYLHAQYDNKRVLFSTGTPISNSVVELYTMMKYLAPDVLQQYDVWSFDSWVSTFGIIEDVFELNVAGNYKTKRRFTKFGNMPELRNMFLEVADIQTSEDLDLPVPKAKTVVHESHTTPEQVKYIEGLVARAEAIEARLVKPFEDNMLKILGENKKLTMDMRMLDSHRYTEEDSEKITQVVDSIYEIWAATKEERSTQMIFSDTGVPLKYRNNASYNLDRSVNSFSAYDEIKHLLVLRGVPEEEIRFIHEATDATKEQMMRDMRTGKIRILMASTSKGGTGLNVQDKLLAVHHLDVPWKPSDSTQRNGRIIRQGNENDEVQIHIYITKGSMDSFMWQTQENKKRVVDQLMRGKSNVREIDEMDNEFGPSVYKAIATDDPVKAEYMQLEMQVENLEQARNRYYESKVSESKRVEREQAKLPVLEERAVLVKQDVSELEQSKDAPFEMTLFYEGKEKRFGSDDKKAAAELFHQLITQHVTETPQQAKLAVFRGFEIYHISHGLTPEGQLFESENETFLFRGQTDYHVQLSITSMLGTLVKINNKLDKLFWDLDKTTQEIERIKAAIERLEAERSLPFPREEEFNKKTARLKELKAQLDHTENETVEAEHFLALNGIEQTVTGEIQGIDLEELDYFESGFLENFDLTALSDEELSALTFNLVRQYQDSLKSLDEALSPAERDELVLDFHEEEEAYAQLCETWTARGIAFPAHLQSLKQDKLSLIQTQLYAHLQDHTDLARELTQELPPEKQLSLG from the coding sequence ATGGAAAAAGATACAATAAAAAATTATTCACCCACTCAATTCATAAAGCATTTTATGATTGCACCACCCATTGAAGTTTTAGACTTTGTTGCGTTCAATAGTCACCATTTTGAAGAACCGAGCATCCGTACCATTATTGAGAGCTATCCACAAAGATCCTTTCAAATGGAAAATCAGGATTCTGTTAACGTTAGCGATAAAGACTTGTTAAATCAAATGTGCGAGGTAGCTCATTTATCAAGTTCTACCTTTCAAGCTTCTCCTGATGATATGATTGAGGAGGGGCAAAAAGCCATGAACTCTTTTTTGAGTCCCAATTTTTCAAGCCTCCAACAATTTACAGCAACTGAAAAGGAAATTGCCACAAAGGTTGCGCTTTATAACCTTTATGCGCATTACGGACTTTACGAAGCTCATTCAGCCCTAAAGATTGAATTAGAAGATGACCTCATGCGAGAATTTATCAACATTCCAAATAGGGAAAGAATTTTTCATGTGCTCAATCTCGCCAATAGCTTTACACGAGGCTTTGAGCAACAACTTCTTAAACATCAAAGAGCTTTAGCGGCTAAAGCCCCGAAAGTTACAGCCCTTGACATTTCAAGGCAGTTTCCTGAGGAACAGATTGAGCGAGTCGAGCAGGAAAGTTTGAAAATCTATCAAGAATCAAGACTTGACCTCCCTAATCGGGCTTATTTTGAAGTGCTATATCAAGTCAAACAGGACCTGCTTCATGATGCCAAATTGTCTGCTTCCGCACGAGTAAATACCCTTGAAGATTTCCGATTTACTTTTGTGGGGGCTGTCAATGAAATACTGGTTGCGCATTACTCAGAAAATCAAGTCCTCTATGGGGCTCTGCTTGAAAAAGATGCCGCCAAGTCATGGCTTGCGGATCTCTTTTTGCAGGACATCTATCGAGAATTTTCAGAAATAAAGGAAAGGTCCAACGAAAAAGAAACTTTTCCAGAGCAAGAGAGCTCCCAACCTAACACGGCGCTCACGGATTCAACCGAAGCGGATCAGAAGGTCCTACATGAAAGCCAGTCAGAGGAAACTTTTCAAGAAAAAGAAAAGGGCTCCACTTCGTCTTTGGAAACTCAGAGTGAACCTCTAATCACCCAAAAACAACTGGTCTCTAGCTCAGAAATGTACCATCGAGAGATGATAGCGGCCTATAAAAGGCTCTATGATTCTTATATGCACCAACAAGACCTCAAAGCACAGGGACATAATGTGTCGGGGGCTTATGATACTTATGCGATTGAAACCACCCAAGGAGCGGTTCAGTTTTATTACACCTATCTAGGACGAACGCTTAGAACCAATGATGATTGTCGGGTTATTTTTGGTGTTTCTACGGAACAGGGGGATTTTCAAACGGATTCGATGAGTACCCCGATTCGCTCCCGTGTCTTTGACGTTTTTGAAAAGGGACTTACCTCACTTCAACTAGATGAAGCACCCGAAAAAGTCGAGCATTCTGATGAAACGGCGCTCCAAGAACTCCACGATGCTTTTATTCAAGACTGGACAGCTTATCGTCAAGCTGTGGCAAATTTTGAGGCTTGGAAAAGCGAATATTCCGAAGCAGAATTGACAGACTATCAAGACTTTGACAGCTTTCAAATCGCCAAAGGGAAAGCTCAATATTATGAGGAAGTGCTGAGTGACCTCATTTATCGAGATTATCCAGAGGGCGGGCGAGAGGTTGAACTCTTTCCCGCCTCAAGGGAGCTTTCCCGCACGCAAAAAGAAGCAATTGAGGCGCTTGTCGCTGCGGTCTATCCACACTTTGATTCCTCAACACTTCACGGAAATTTTCATCAATGGAAAAAGGAGTCTCAAAGCTCACTTGATTCTGTTCAAGCCCTCTTTGAGCAACTTAAAACCGATGATGTGGCCTATTTATTCTATGTGTCTAATGTCGCAACCCTTGCCCCACAGGAACAGTACCACGAAAAGAGCCCGATTGAAAAACTTTTTTTGGACCATGTTTCAGAGCTGCGGAGCTTGACTGATGAAAAACTCAAAGCCGTGTGGCAGTCAGAAAAAGACAAAACGCCCAATGCTTATTATGACCTCTGGCAGGAAGTTAGAAAAAATATTCGTCCAGCCCTAGAATGGGCAGGTTACCGCGAACTTTTAATTTCCGCACTCCAAGTGAACCAAATGCTAGAGGGCACGCGTTTTGCAAAAGAAGATCTCTCTTGGCAAAGGCAATATGCCGCAGCGCGTAATTTCTTGTTTCAATTTTTGCCTGATAAATCCAAAAGCGCTGATTCAGAAAATATCGAAGATGAAAAACCCTCCGAAAAAGCGTTAGAAGTTCTTCATGAAGAAACGCTACGCCAAGAAATAACCCAACAACACAGTCATCGTAAATTTCGGATTTATGAATTTTTTGAAGAAGCATCTCGTGCGACTGACCGCGTGAAATTTATAAAAAATGAGTATGGGTTAAGTGGACATAGTGGGTTTGGAGACAGTCCTTATTTTGTCAATTATGACGGAAAAGGAGTAGAATTTGTACAATTTAATTCTCAGGAACATTCGGACCGTTTTCGACTCACTTGGGCTCAATTTAATGCAACGCTGGCAAAACTGATAAAAGAGGAAGCTTTTTTGACTTCTTCTGAAAAATTGGAATATCAAGAGTGGTTTGCTTTAAGGCATACGCTTGATAAGACGGAGCCAATTAAAAATTCGGGAGAGAAAGAAAAAACAGGACTTCGTCCAAGAGAAGTTTTAGCACAGGTCAAAACAGCCCTCCTTCCAGAAGAAGAGTTTGTGATTTTGAAAGAAGGTGAAAATCTAACCCTTGTTAAAACCAGCTTTGATGGGCTTTTGAATGAGGTGGTAATTGAAGCTGATTCGGAGCATTACGAGGTCTCAGATTTAGCGGATCAAATCACTGGGATTGTTCATTTTAAGGAACAATTTGAAGCATTGCTCGGCCAAATCCAGTCTGTCAATCCCAAAGAATTACCAGAAGAAAAAACTGCTGGGGAAGCAGAACAAGCAGAACGTTTTTTTGCGACGCCGTTGCCTGATTTGTGGTTTCAGATTGATAGCAGTTATGCCACTTTAGAAGTTCGCTTCTTTAATAACGCTCATGAGCGCTTAGGACAAACCTTTCTCAAAGGAACAGGTGCCCTTGATTCAGAACGACAGGCTGCGATAACGCACTATAGCCACTCTAGTGAAGCCCTTTTTGAAGCTTTAGACTTAAAAAACTTGCGGACATTTATTCAAAATAGCCGTGGCGGGTCGCTCAGTGAATTTGTACTGGACAGAACAGGGATTCATTCTTGGCAAGACCTTTATGACCAGCTGATTACTTCTCAACAAGTTTCGATTGAAAATAATCCAGGCTTTTTATCTACGGCTACGCAAGAGCAGCCGAAAAGTGAAATTTCTCTCTTTGACTTCATAGACGAGCCGAAAACTAAGGAAACTGAAAAAAGTGGCCAGTCGGTTCAAGGCGATTCCTCCCCAGAAAGTCGCAGTCCATTGCCTCCGCAAAATGCCCTTGAAAGGCTGAAAACGGCTTATCTCGGAGAATTAGCTGACCTGAAAGACTTGCGAACGCGCCAAGTAGGCGGAACACTTTTTCTTATTCATAAAGAGCGCACAGATTTTTACGAGTATTATGCCACTTCTTTGTTACAACAAGACAATGAAGTCCGTCAAGAGGCTCATGTATTTGAGTGGATTAACGAAGACGATAAGCAACCGATTCGGGAAGCGGTTGAGGCAGCCTATCATGAATTTGGCGATTTGGCTTTAATCTTTGGGGCTTGGCAAGAGGAATTTGAGCAAGGCTATTTAGCCGAACTGATGCCTATGTCAAAAGAAATGGTTCTGGACGAGAACCAGCTTGAAACCGAAACTGAGCCGATACAAGTTCCACCGCTCTTAGATTATCATTTTCCTGAGACGGGGTTTGTTTATCCAAAGTCTATCCGTGAAAAGATTGAATCCAATCTTGCGGCGATTCGATTGGTCAAAGCGCTTGAATCGGAACACCGCATGGCGATGGTAGAAGAACAAGCGGTTTTAGCCAAATATGTGGGCTGGGGAAATGGCGAGATTGTCAATACGCTTTTTGATGAGGAGAATCCGCGCTATGAAGATTACCGTGAAGAACTCAAGGAACTCCTCTCAGAGGAAGAATATAAGGCCGCTCGTGCGTCTAGCTTGACGGCTTTTTATACGTCTCCTGAAATTATTCAAGCCATTTACCAAGGCCTTTCTGACTTAGGCTTTGAGAATGGACGAATTTTGGAGCCTTCCATGGGAACGGGGAATTTCTTTCACGGGATGCCTGAGTCTATGAAGTCGTCTTCTGACCTCTTTGGGGTTGAAATTGACCCGCTGACCGCAAGCATTGCTAAGCAGCTCCAACAGACCGTCAATATCCAAGCTAAAGGCTTTGAAGCCACGCACTTTGCGGAGAATGCGATGGATTTGGTGGTTACCAACGTGCCTTTTTCGGATCGAATTCATTTGACACACCCAAGCTATGATCGTCCCTATGTGATCCATGATTATTTTATCAAGCGCGCACTTGATTTAGTCCATGAGGGCGGTTTAGTGGCCGTCATTACCTCCACGGGGACAATGGATAAGCGCGATTCCCGTTTTCGCACCGAGTTATCCAAAAAGGCGCGGCTGCTCAAAGCGATTCGCTTGCCTGACCGTGCTTTTGCGCAAATTGCGGGGACGGAGACGCCTTCAGACATTTTGATTTTCCAAAAGGACAGTCATCTGGTGGATTTTGAAGCAATCCCTGAATGGATTGAAACCACTTCTAAAACAGACGATAAAGGCAACCAAATTTTCTATAATCGCTATTTTGAAGCACACCCTGAACAAGTTTTAGGAGACCTCACCATTAAAACGTTTAATGGGGGCAGACTAGCGGTCAAAGCGAATTTTTCAGATGAGAAATTGCCCGAAAAACTCCAAGCTGCTTTTAGGTTTGAAGAAGGGGAACAGTATGTCAAATCTGACACCCCTGCTGCCCTTTATGAAATCGAGGAAGCATCCGTCCTTGACCTACCAGAGGAAGTAACTTCTGAGATTGAACCGTACACGCTGATGGTTTTTAATCGAAAACCTTATTATCATAATGGTGAAGCCATTACCCTTTTTCAAAAGTCGTCGAGTGTTACCCTCAACGTTCATGAAACCCGCAAAAATCAGTTGACCCGTTATGCTAGGAATAAAGCACAAATCTACGATGAAACACCTAATTTCCAATTCAAACAGCTCAAAGTTGATGTGATTGAGGGAGAGATTTACTCTGATGATGGGGCTTTTGAGGTTTTGGGATTAAGCGATGCAGAACGAGCAACCTTAGTGCAGGAGGGGACGCTTAATCAAGGGGAGGCTCAGTATGAGTTGGGACAAACCAATGCGCAGTGGTTCTTGACCCAAAAAGTCAAAGAAAGTACAACCTATACTTATCATGTCAACTATTCCGCTAAGGAAGTGCAAGCGATGAGTGCCATGATTGAACTTAGAAAAACGCTCCAAGCACTGCTTGCGATTCAACATGAAGAAGATTATGACGTGGCTGCTTATGAGGAATTACGTCAGTCTTTGAATACGCAATATGACAGCTTTGTCAAAAAGTACGGCCATGTTAGTAGTCGAGCCAATTCGCTGCTCATGCGGCAAGATGACTACTATCAACTGCTGGCCTCAATTGAGGTGGATGTCGAGGACGAAAAAACCAAGCGCTTAATGAAAGTCAAAGGAACGGTCTTTTTTGAGCCTACCATTCAATCCCAACCAAAGAAAATCGAAGTCAAAACGGCTGAAGATGCCCTCCTTGCCTCGCTTAATCATAAAGGAAGACTTGATTTTGACTATATGGCAGCCGTCTATTCACAAAGTAAGGCAGACATCATTAAAGAGCTTGGCTACAAGCTTTTTTATGTTGGCGAGGGACGTTATGCCACACGAGAAGATTATCTCTCAGGAGATGTTAAAACGAAGCTCGCCGAGGCCAAAACGAAACAAGAGTTTGGCGTTGAAGACCGCGATTGGAGTGCGAACATTGTCGCACTTGAAGCTGTCATTCCTACAGATATTACCATTAGTGAACTCAATTATAAGTTTGGGACGCGCTTTATTCCGATGGCCTTGTATGCGGCTTTTTTGGAAAATGCATTAGGTCAAAAGCCTGACAGAGTGACGATTGAATACGACAAGCTCACAGATAGCTATGCGGTTCATGTTGCCAATCAAGGGACAGACGCCAATGAGCACCAATACGGCGTGGGAAGATATGATGGTGAGCAGCTGGCGCAAAGTTTGCTTAATCAACGCCCGCTAGAAATTAAAAAATTGGATCCCAATAATCCGCCACAAGCTAAGCCCAAGTATATTGTGGACGAAGTCGCGACAGCGGAATTACAAGCGAAAGGCGAACAGTTTGAGGCGGCTTTCAAGGAATGGGTGCTTAAAAATCCAGATAGGCAAGAAGAGATTGTCTCGATTTATAACGAAAAGATGAATCGGGTGGTCCCTAAAAAGTATGACGGCAGTCACTTAACTGTTCAAGGGCTTGCCAAACAATTTACCCTGCGTCCGCACCAGAAAAATGCCATGATGCGTATTATTCAAGAGCAACGGGCAGGCCTGTTTCATGAAGTCGGGTCAGGAAAAACCTTGACCATGCTGGCGGCCAATCTTAAACTCAAAGAGTTAGGGGTGATTCAAAAGCCGCTTTTTGTGATTCCAAAACCCTTGATTGACCAATTCGGTCGTGAAATTTATCGGTATTTTCCTGAAAGTAAGGTCTTAATTGCCCACTCGGAAGACTTTTCCAAAGATAATCGCAAGCGGTTCATTAGTCGTATTGCGACAGGTAACTATGATTTTATCGTGGTGGCCGATTCTCAGTTTGGCAAGATTGGGATGTCTATAGCCTATCAAGAACGCTATATTGAAGACGAGATTGACAAGGCAGAGCGTCAAATGCGCCTCGCTAAACTGAGCGGCCAGCGCCATACTGTCAAAAAGGTTGAACAGTATCGAAAAAGTTGCCAAGAACGGCTCGAAAAACTGCAAAAACGGGACATTGATACCTTTATTGATTTCGAGGAATTGGGAATTGATATGCTCAACGTGGACGAGGCGCAAGGATATAAAAATTTAGCCCCAGAAACGCAACTGGGACAAGTCAAAGGGATTTCGGATGCACGGAGCCAGAAAGCCATGGACATGGATCAGAAGACCCAATATCTTCACGCTCAGTACGATAATAAACGCGTACTCTTTTCAACAGGAACGCCGATTTCTAACTCTGTGGTGGAACTTTATACTATGATGAAATACCTTGCGCCTGACGTGCTCCAGCAATACGACGTCTGGAGCTTTGACAGTTGGGTTTCAACTTTTGGGATCATTGAAGATGTCTTTGAGTTGAATGTCGCAGGCAATTATAAAACCAAGCGGCGCTTTACCAAGTTTGGGAATATGCCAGAACTGCGGAATATGTTTCTGGAAGTCGCGGATATTCAGACCTCAGAAGACCTTGATTTACCCGTCCCTAAAGCTAAAACTGTGGTTCATGAGTCCCACACCACTCCTGAGCAAGTCAAGTATATTGAGGGCTTGGTGGCTAGAGCGGAAGCGATTGAAGCTCGTCTTGTCAAGCCGTTTGAGGATAACATGCTCAAAATTTTGGGTGAAAATAAAAAGCTCACGATGGATATGCGGATGCTGGATAGCCACCGCTACACGGAGGAGGATTCTGAGAAAATCACTCAGGTTGTGGACAGCATCTATGAAATTTGGGCAGCTACGAAAGAGGAACGCTCGACCCAGATGATTTTTTCGGATACGGGGGTGCCACTGAAGTACAGGAATAACGCCTCTTACAATCTTGACCGCTCTGTCAATTCCTTTTCAGCGTATGACGAAATCAAGCATCTGCTTGTCTTACGAGGCGTTCCAGAGGAAGAAATTCGCTTTATTCACGAAGCGACTGACGCGACGAAAGAGCAGATGATGCGAGATATGCGCACAGGGAAAATTCGAATCTTAATGGCCAGCACGAGTAAAGGAGGGACAGGACTTAACGTTCAAGATAAACTTCTTGCCGTCCACCACTTAGATGTGCCGTGGAAACCAAGTGACAGCACCCAGCGAAATGGTCGGATTATCCGTCAAGGCAATGAAAATGACGAAGTTCAAATTCATATCTATATTACCAAAGGGTCAATGGATTCTTTCATGTGGCAAACTCAGGAAAATAAGAAAAGAGTAGTGGATCAGTTGATGCGTGGGAAATCTAATGTTCGTGAGATTGATGAAATGGACAATGAATTTGGCCCGTCAGTCTATAAGGCGATTGCGACCGATGACCCTGTCAAAGCGGAGTATATGCAATTAGAAATGCAAGTTGAAAATTTGGAGCAGGCTCGAAATCGTTACTATGAGAGTAAAGTGTCTGAAAGTAAACGTGTTGAGCGGGAGCAAGCCAAACTTCCTGTTTTAGAGGAACGTGCGGTGCTTGTAAAGCAAGATGTGTCCGAATTAGAACAGTCGAAAGACGCTCCTTTTGAGATGACCTTATTTTATGAGGGGAAAGAAAAACGTTTCGGAAGTGACGATAAAAAAGCTGCCGCCGAACTTTTTCATCAGCTTATCACGCAACACGTAACCGAAACGCCGCAGCAAGCTAAGCTTGCGGTCTTTCGAGGGTTCGAAATTTATCACATCAGTCATGGCTTGACCCCAGAGGGGCAGCTCTTTGAAAGTGAAAATGAAACTTTTCTCTTTCGAGGACAGACCGATTATCATGTGCAGTTGAGCATCACCAGTATGTTGGGGACGCTCGTTAAAATCAATAACAAGTTAGACAAACTCTTCTGGGATTTAGACAAAACCACTCAGGAAATTGAACGGATTAAAGCCGCCATTGAGCGCCTTGAAGCCGAACGCTCGCTGCCTTTTCCACGCGAAGAAGAGTTTAACAAGAAGACCGCACGCCTGAAAGAATTGAAAGCTCAGCTTGACCATACCGAAAATGAGACGGTTGAGGCAGAGCATTTTCTTGCGCTGAACGGCATAGAACAAACGGTGACAGGAGAAATTCAAGGCATCGACTTAGAAGAATTGGACTACTTTGAATCTGGCTTTCTGGAAAACTTTGACCTGACTGCCCTCTCTGATGAGGAGCTGTCAGCTTTAACTTTTAACTTGGTACGCCAATATCAGGACAGTCTTAAAAGTCTTGATGAAGCCCTCAGTCCAGCAGAACGAGATGAATTGGTGCTTGATTTTCACGAAGAGGAAGAAGCTTACGCGCAACTATGTGAAACATGGACAGCACGCGGGATTGCTTTTCCTGCTCACTTACAAAGCTTGAAACAAGACAAACTGAGTTTGATTCAAACGCAACTCTATGCTCACTTGCAAGACCATACCGATTTAGCAAGAGAGTTGACGCAAGAGTTGCCGCCTGAAAAACAACTTTCGCTGGGCTAA
- a CDS encoding PBECR4 domain-containing protein, with protein sequence MSFRKMNRTEERSFERQLSFIYEIAEYVAKHFIGKKIFVVTEHETLQLNFKRGNLPHLLGIKYVGSQQQFWQNIKTHSLNPRSVEIQDYTFEKLQAMHGFQDLFEGEAMLTDKLELCHIVIDKALKTKKMVLAIGLDKDESRQFYFPRTAINLKNYRNDLSKGRIVLEVYTINRETGNKAILKQRED encoded by the coding sequence ATGAGTTTTAGGAAAATGAACCGTACAGAGGAGCGATCCTTTGAGCGACAACTGAGTTTTATTTACGAGATTGCGGAGTACGTTGCCAAGCATTTTATCGGAAAGAAAATCTTTGTCGTCACTGAGCATGAAACCTTACAGCTCAATTTTAAGCGGGGAAATTTGCCACATTTGCTTGGCATTAAGTATGTCGGTAGTCAGCAACAATTTTGGCAAAATATTAAAACTCATAGTTTGAATCCGAGGTCAGTAGAAATTCAAGATTACACCTTTGAGAAACTTCAAGCCATGCACGGTTTTCAAGATTTATTTGAGGGAGAAGCAATGTTAACAGATAAGCTTGAACTATGTCATATTGTGATAGATAAGGCCTTGAAAACGAAAAAGATGGTGCTTGCGATAGGTTTAGATAAAGACGAAAGTAGGCAATTTTATTTTCCGCGGACTGCCATCAATTTGAAAAATTATCGGAATGATTTATCTAAGGGGAGAATTGTTTTAGAAGTTTATACGATTAATCGAGAAACAGGAAATAAAGCAATTCTGAAACAAAGAGAAGATTAA